DNA from Bradyrhizobium japonicum USDA 6:
AGCCCCCGGTGACGCTTAGGGCAGGCGACGTGCTGTTCATTCCGGCCGGAACGGTTCATGCGGCGAAGAACGTCGGCCAGGACACCGCGAGCGAGCTTGCGACCTATATCGTCGCCAAGGACAAGCCGCTTCTGACGCTGGCGAAGTGAGACCGGCCGTCTCGATTGACCCGCACACAATATCTGACTAAAGTCAGGTATCATGCTCAATCCCGTCTCCCGCGTCCGCCGCTTCAATCGCGCCGTGACCTCCGCCGTCGGCGCGCTCGACACCTCGTTCCTCGGGCGCGGCCGGCCGCTTGGGGCGGCGCGCGTGCTCAATGCGATCGGACATGGGCGCTCGGATGTGGCGGAGATCCGCGACTATCTCGGACTCGATTCCGGATTGATGAGCCGGCTGCTCCGCAGCCTCGAGGACGAAGGGCTGGTCGAGACCACGACGCATGAGGACGATGCGCGCCGCCGTGTCGTAACATTGACACGTGCGGGCCGGCGCGAGTTCGCAGCCTACGAGGCGCTGTCGAATACGCAGGCCGAAGGCTTCCTGGCGCAACTTTCGCAGCGCGAGGCGCTGCTGGCGGCGATGGACCTGATCGCTTCCGCGCTGACGCGCGAGCGCGTCGCGTTGGACGAGATGGATCCACGGAGCGAAGCAGCACGGTATTGCCTGCGCGAGTACTATTCCGAGCTCGGCCGCCGCTTCAAGCAGGGTTTTGACGTCTCGCTGTCGCGCGATCCTGACGCCAGGGACATGCGCCGGCCGCGCGGCACCTTCATCGTTGCGATGTCGGATACGCTGCCGATCGGCTGCGTCGGACTGAAGGGAACGGATCACGGCTATGCCGAGATCAAGCGTCTCTGGGTTGCCCCCGCAGCGCGCGGATTGCGGCTCGGCCGGCGCCTGATGGACGCCGCCGAGAATGCCGCACGCGACCTCGGCATCACGCTGCTGCGGCTCGACACCAACAGCGCGCTCGCCGAAGCCGGCCAGCTTTACCGCACCACGGGCTGGCGCGAGATCCCCCGCTTCAACGATGATCCCTACCCGGATCTCTTTTTCGAAAAGCACATCCCGTCATAGACCGCGTCACGCCGCCGCTGCCGCGGCCTCGCCTTGCGGCTTCGCGAATGGCCTGAAATTCATCGCCATCAGGAAGGCGCCGAGGCCCATCGCCCAGGAGGCGATATAGAGCCAGGCGTAGCTGGAGAACGCGTCGTAGATCAGGCCGCCGGCGAGCGGGCCGGTCGCCATGCCGAGGCTGCCGGCCATCGCCGTGCCGCCGATCACCGTGCCCATCATGCGCAGCGGGAAGTTTTCGCGCACCAGCACCGCATAGAGCGGCATGGTGCCGGCATAGATGAAGCCGAAGACGGCGCCGACCGCGTAGAACGTCGCGAGCTGCTGCGCGAAGACATAAGCGAGCGCGCCGAACGCCTGCAACAGCAGCCCCGTGACGAGCACGCGCTTGGCGCCGAAACGATCGCCGAGCAGCCCGAAGGCGATACGGCCGCCCATGCCGGCAAAGCCCTCGATGCTGTAGATCGTCACCGCCGCGATCAGCGGGATGCCGCAGCTCACGGCATAGCTGACGGTGTGGATGATCGGGCCGGAATGGGTGGCGCAACAGAAGAAGTTGGTGGCGAGCAGGATCATGAATTGCGGCGAGCGCAGCGCCTCGCCCAGCGACATCTCCCCTTGCGGCGCGCTCTCGCCCGCAGGCGCGGCGACGGCATGCGCGAGCGCGGGCGGGCGTCGCACCAGGAACGAGACCGGGATCATGATGGCGCCGACCACCAGCGCCACGATCTGCATCGAGGTGCGCCAGTCGTGGCCGGAGACGAGCCAGGCCGCGAGCGGCGCCATCGTCATCGGCGCCATGCCCATGCCCGCCGACACCAGCGAGACGGCCAGGCTGCGATGGGTGTCGAACCAGCCGGTGACGGTCGCCATCATCGGCGCGAAGATCGCCGCGCAGGAGGCGCCGACCAGAAGGCCGAACATGACCTGGAACGCCAGCAGCGAGCTCGCGTGGCTCGCGGCGAACAGGCTGAGCGACAGCACCGTCGATCCCGTCAGCACCACCGGCAGCGGCCCGAATTTGTCGGTCGCCGTGCCCCAGGCCATGCTGGTGAAGGCCATCGCCAGGAACCCGATCGTCATCGCGCTGGAAACGCCGGTCACCGACCAGCCGGTGTCCTTGGCGATCGGCTGCAGGAACACAGGCAGCGAAAACATGCCGCCGATCGCGACACAGCCGAGCAAGCCGCCGGCGGCGACGATCACCCAGCGATAGGAGGAAGCGTTCATTTGGGTCTCCCGTCAGGTCTGTCTGGGTGGAAGACGAATGGGAACGCCGGAGACCGACAGGCTCGCGTCATTTTTCGTAGCAGGCTTTTGCGGCCCGCCAAGAAAAATGTCGAAAACAACCCCATGCACAGTAGCCCGCCCCCGCGGGATCAATGACTTACGGGCGGCCAAATTGCATGATCCGGAACTCGCGATTGCCAGGCCGCAATTTGACACGTCGGGCAAAACACTGGCATCCTGTCATCATCCCGAAAGCCTCATTGCATCCTGCGAACGGCCGCCGATCATGGCGCCGGTCACCGGTCCGCTGCGCGCGATGCGCTGATTTGAATGGAACATTCACATGCCCAAGATCGACATCGCCGCTGTCCCGGCGCGCAAGGGCTCCGGCTATCCCGCGCCCTTCGCCGGCCCTTGCGCCGATCGTATCCGCAAGCGGCTCGGCAATGCCGGTGGCCTCTCCGATTTCGGCGTCAACCTGATGCAGCTGCCGCCGGGCAATTGGTCGAGCCAGCGGCACTGGCATTCGCACGAGGACGAGTTCGTCTACGTGCTCGCGGGCGAAGTGGTCCTGATCGAGGACGACGGCGAAACCGTGCTGCGCGCCGGCGACTGTGCAGCCTTCCCGAAAGGCAGCGGCAACGGCCATCACATGATCAACCGCTCGGATGCGATGGCCGTCTATCTCGAGGTCGGCTCGCGCTCGCCCGACGATCTCACGACGTGCTCCGACATCGACATGATGAGCGCCAATTCCGACGGCCGTTTCGTACACAAGGACGGCACGCCCTATCCGGACTAGAGCTCGGAGCTGCAGTTGATGTCGACCTGGTCGCGATGCGCCCCGGAAGCAAAGCAGACGCATCGTGCTCAGTTTGAGTCTTGTCGCGTTTGACCCAAGCGGGGCTAGCCCGATTGCGGAAGTGAAGGCATCCGCATTCCCTCGACGAGAAATTCCAGCAAAGGTCGAGCTAGCGATTTTTCGGCTGTATCTTCGCCAAGGACGATGATCTCCGTCATCGGCAACGGTGGCCAGTGCTTCGGCGCATCGATGATCTGCATTCCGTCTTGAATGAACGAGCGACCCAGGAGCGTGATGCCAAGGCCACCGGCAACCGCGGCCTGAACCCCGGTCAGGCTGCTCACGGTGCATGCCGTCACCCACGCCTGCCGCGCCGCGTCGAGTGTCGTGAACATGAGCTCGCGATAACTGCAAGGTGGCTGGAGAAGGACGAGCGGCACTGGCTGTTCCGGATCGAGCCGGAAGTCGGACGCTGCGAACCAGACCATTGGTTCTCGCCATATGACGCGGCCTCGCTCCTTGAGCTCGCGGGTGGCGATCACGAGGTCCAGATTGCCCGCTTCGAATTCCCGAAGCAGGCTGTGGGTCAAACTCGTGTTGACGTCGAGCTGAACGCCGGGATGAAGTCGCAGAAAGCGCGCCAATAGCCTGGAGAGCTGGAGCGGAACGAAATCCTCGCAGATTCCCACGCGCAACCGGCCCGTCGTCTCCGGGACATGAAGCGAGCGGATGACGTCGTCATTCAGGTCCAGCAGGCGCCGGGCTCCGATCAGCAATTGGCCGCCCGCGCCGGTCAGTGCGAGCGAACGGCTGTTCCGGTCGAAGATAGGATGTCCGATCAGATCCTCTAACCTGCGGATTTTCTGGCTCACGGCCGATTGCGAGCGGCCGACCGTGTCGGCGGCGGCGGTGAAGCTTCCTGCATCGGCAACCGCGACGAACGCACGTAGCAAATCGAGCTCGAGGTCGCGCATATGCACCTATTAGGTTCGCTACTAGCTCCATTCAAACTATGCGTTTTTCTTCTCGGCGCCAAGCCGCGATAAGTCAGCCGAAGCCGTGGTCCGCAGAGGATGTCGGTCAGATGTGCCAAAGGAATCCTTGATGAAGGCAGTCGGCTATCGGGTAGCAGGCCCCCTCTCGGCGGGTGACGCTCTCGTCGACCTCGAATTGCCGGCCGCGGAGCCCGGCCCGCACGACCTGCGTGTTGCGATCAGAGCAGTTTCGGTCA
Protein-coding regions in this window:
- a CDS encoding MFS transporter, which gives rise to MNASSYRWVIVAAGGLLGCVAIGGMFSLPVFLQPIAKDTGWSVTGVSSAMTIGFLAMAFTSMAWGTATDKFGPLPVVLTGSTVLSLSLFAASHASSLLAFQVMFGLLVGASCAAIFAPMMATVTGWFDTHRSLAVSLVSAGMGMAPMTMAPLAAWLVSGHDWRTSMQIVALVVGAIMIPVSFLVRRPPALAHAVAAPAGESAPQGEMSLGEALRSPQFMILLATNFFCCATHSGPIIHTVSYAVSCGIPLIAAVTIYSIEGFAGMGGRIAFGLLGDRFGAKRVLVTGLLLQAFGALAYVFAQQLATFYAVGAVFGFIYAGTMPLYAVLVRENFPLRMMGTVIGGTAMAGSLGMATGPLAGGLIYDAFSSYAWLYIASWAMGLGAFLMAMNFRPFAKPQGEAAAAAA
- a CDS encoding bifunctional helix-turn-helix transcriptional regulator/GNAT family N-acetyltransferase; this translates as MLNPVSRVRRFNRAVTSAVGALDTSFLGRGRPLGAARVLNAIGHGRSDVAEIRDYLGLDSGLMSRLLRSLEDEGLVETTTHEDDARRRVVTLTRAGRREFAAYEALSNTQAEGFLAQLSQREALLAAMDLIASALTRERVALDEMDPRSEAARYCLREYYSELGRRFKQGFDVSLSRDPDARDMRRPRGTFIVAMSDTLPIGCVGLKGTDHGYAEIKRLWVAPAARGLRLGRRLMDAAENAARDLGITLLRLDTNSALAEAGQLYRTTGWREIPRFNDDPYPDLFFEKHIPS
- a CDS encoding LysR substrate-binding domain-containing protein, translated to MRDLELDLLRAFVAVADAGSFTAAADTVGRSQSAVSQKIRRLEDLIGHPIFDRNSRSLALTGAGGQLLIGARRLLDLNDDVIRSLHVPETTGRLRVGICEDFVPLQLSRLLARFLRLHPGVQLDVNTSLTHSLLREFEAGNLDLVIATRELKERGRVIWREPMVWFAASDFRLDPEQPVPLVLLQPPCSYRELMFTTLDAARQAWVTACTVSSLTGVQAAVAGGLGITLLGRSFIQDGMQIIDAPKHWPPLPMTEIIVLGEDTAEKSLARPLLEFLVEGMRMPSLPQSG
- a CDS encoding cupin domain-containing protein, with amino-acid sequence MPKIDIAAVPARKGSGYPAPFAGPCADRIRKRLGNAGGLSDFGVNLMQLPPGNWSSQRHWHSHEDEFVYVLAGEVVLIEDDGETVLRAGDCAAFPKGSGNGHHMINRSDAMAVYLEVGSRSPDDLTTCSDIDMMSANSDGRFVHKDGTPYPD